One segment of Curtobacterium poinsettiae DNA contains the following:
- a CDS encoding YceI family protein codes for MTSDTPRKRRKAVIWISVIAVVVLGVVGAVVFTNVYTSTENAKASAAPSVAATREASTLDDTDLSGEWTVGGDSEAGYRVHEVLNGSDVTVTGRTDSVSGTATVDGTSITAAKITVQVADITTDSDQRDAYFRDSAMDAAAFPEATFELTEPIADAVPSGSDTTTVTAPGKLTLHGVTKDVTAKLQVGLNGDGVDISGSVPITFSDYGVQAPSLGFVKVDDAGSVEFLVHATPAS; via the coding sequence GTGACCTCCGACACCCCGCGCAAGCGCCGCAAGGCCGTCATCTGGATCTCCGTCATCGCCGTCGTCGTCCTCGGCGTCGTGGGTGCGGTGGTCTTCACGAACGTCTACACGAGCACCGAGAACGCGAAGGCCTCGGCCGCGCCGTCCGTGGCCGCCACCCGCGAGGCCTCCACCCTCGACGACACGGACCTGTCCGGCGAGTGGACGGTCGGCGGCGACTCCGAGGCCGGGTACCGCGTCCACGAGGTCCTGAACGGCTCCGACGTCACCGTCACCGGCCGCACCGACAGCGTCTCCGGCACCGCGACCGTCGACGGCACGAGCATCACCGCCGCGAAGATCACGGTGCAGGTCGCCGACATCACCACCGACTCCGACCAGCGCGACGCCTACTTCCGCGACTCCGCGATGGACGCCGCGGCCTTCCCCGAGGCCACGTTCGAACTCACCGAGCCGATCGCCGACGCGGTCCCGAGCGGTTCCGACACGACGACCGTGACGGCTCCGGGGAAGCTCACCCTGCACGGCGTCACGAAGGACGTCACCGCGAAGCTGCAGGTCGGCCTGAACGGCGACGGCGTCGACATCTCCGGTTCGGTCCCGATCACCTTCTCGGACTACGGCGTGCAGGCCCCGAGCCTGGGGTTCGTCAAGGTCGACGACGCCGGTTCGGTCGAGTTCCTCGTGCACGCGACCCCCGCGAGCTGA
- a CDS encoding NAD(P)H-hydrate dehydratase — MNDFVPVRPSDAAAWVTAPTGESTKYRRGVLGVATGSDQYPGAAVLGVDAAVHTGVGMVRYVGPARATDHVLTRRPEVVSGVGRVQAWLVGSGISAPSLGDLDETTASGFSHASDDGVPVVVDAGAIPLVDLGPLAVLTPHAGELASFLGADRAEIEQDPAAAALRAAEQTGSVVLLKGERTHVVTPDGAVRLVASSATPWLAAAGAGDVLGGVLGALVAARQGSVEAAGSSLTPSDLAHLAASAAVVHGLAARRASGGGPFPMTRLVAELPGVVRDLVVDGDARG, encoded by the coding sequence GTGAACGACTTCGTGCCCGTCCGACCGTCCGATGCCGCCGCGTGGGTCACCGCGCCGACGGGGGAGTCCACCAAGTACCGCCGCGGGGTGCTCGGCGTCGCGACCGGCTCCGACCAGTACCCGGGCGCCGCGGTGCTCGGGGTCGACGCCGCCGTGCACACCGGCGTCGGCATGGTCCGGTACGTCGGACCCGCACGTGCCACCGACCACGTGCTCACCCGCCGCCCCGAGGTCGTGTCCGGCGTCGGCCGCGTGCAGGCCTGGCTCGTCGGCAGCGGGATCTCGGCACCGTCGCTCGGCGACCTGGACGAGACGACGGCATCGGGGTTCTCGCACGCGTCCGACGACGGCGTGCCGGTCGTCGTCGACGCCGGGGCGATCCCGCTCGTCGACCTCGGGCCGCTCGCCGTGCTCACCCCGCACGCCGGTGAGCTCGCTTCGTTCCTGGGGGCCGACCGCGCCGAGATCGAACAGGACCCGGCCGCCGCGGCGCTCCGTGCGGCCGAGCAGACCGGCAGCGTCGTGCTGCTCAAGGGGGAGCGGACCCACGTGGTCACCCCGGACGGGGCGGTGCGGCTCGTGGCGTCGTCGGCGACGCCGTGGCTCGCGGCGGCCGGGGCCGGGGACGTGCTGGGCGGCGTGCTCGGGGCGCTCGTCGCCGCGCGGCAGGGCTCCGTCGAGGCGGCCGGGTCGTCGCTGACGCCGTCGGACCTCGCGCACCTGGCCGCGTCGGCCGCGGTGGTGCACGGGCTCGCGGCCCGGCGGGCGTCCGGCGGTGGGCCGTTCCCGATGACGAGGCTCGTCGCCGAGCTGCCCGGCGTCGTGCGCGACCTGGTCGTGGACGGCGACGCGCGCGGGTAG
- a CDS encoding HAD family hydrolase — protein sequence MSLFLPGRVVVFDYGEVISRTPHASRDALVAATGVPADELFPVYQELRHDLDRGDLSVVAYWRAIAERTGRTWSISEIHRFWAIDFTGWFEVEPETLEIVEELHDAGTRLALLSNAGFDFGDPYRRSPMGSLFETVVVSAEEHVLKPAASIYRDTCARLGIDPGQMVFVDNRAENATGAEAIGAVGHHYTSPASLRSFLTGLAEAPAPVL from the coding sequence ATGAGCCTGTTCCTGCCTGGTCGCGTGGTGGTCTTCGACTACGGCGAGGTGATCAGCCGGACGCCGCACGCCTCGCGGGACGCCCTCGTGGCCGCCACCGGGGTCCCGGCGGACGAGCTGTTCCCGGTCTACCAGGAGCTCCGGCACGACCTGGACCGTGGGGACCTGTCCGTCGTGGCGTACTGGCGTGCCATCGCGGAGCGGACCGGACGGACCTGGAGCATCTCCGAGATCCACCGGTTCTGGGCGATCGACTTCACCGGGTGGTTCGAGGTCGAGCCGGAGACCCTCGAGATCGTCGAGGAGCTGCACGACGCCGGCACCCGGCTGGCCCTGCTCTCGAACGCGGGCTTCGACTTCGGCGACCCGTACCGCCGCTCCCCGATGGGCTCGTTGTTCGAGACCGTCGTGGTGAGCGCCGAGGAGCACGTCCTGAAGCCCGCGGCATCCATCTACCGCGACACCTGTGCGCGCTTGGGAATCGACCCGGGTCAGATGGTGTTCGTGGACAACAGGGCCGAGAACGCCACCGGTGCGGAAGCGATCGGGGCGGTCGGCCACCACTACACGTCGCCGGCGTCGCTGCGGTCGTTCCTGACGGGACTGGCCGAGGCGCCGGCACCCGTCCTCTGA
- a CDS encoding NADH:flavin oxidoreductase/NADH oxidase — translation MTHALFDPITVRDLTVRNRIWVSPMCQYSVDQQDGVATPWHLVHLGGFAKGGAGAVVVEATGVVPEGRITPQDLGLWNDQQRDAFKPIVDFLHEQGAAAGIQLAHAGRKASTYRPWDTTHGTVPADQGGWTTVAPSAVAFDGYDVPRELAVEDIRVVALAFAQSARRAVEAGFDLVEIHAAHGYLLHQFLSPLSNQRIDQYGGSLENRARALLEVVDAVRAEVGEGFPIVVRFSATDWVDGGLTLDETTVVARWAAEHGADLADVSTGGNVASAPIPVGPGYQVPHAAAIKRDAGIPTIAVGMISEAFQAEQIVATGLADVVMIGREMLRDPSFALRAAVELRVPVDYEPQQYHRARITA, via the coding sequence GTGACGCACGCCCTGTTCGACCCGATCACCGTCCGTGACCTGACCGTCCGCAACCGCATCTGGGTCTCCCCGATGTGCCAGTACTCGGTGGACCAGCAGGACGGCGTGGCGACCCCGTGGCACCTCGTGCACCTGGGCGGGTTCGCCAAGGGCGGCGCCGGCGCGGTCGTGGTCGAGGCGACGGGGGTCGTGCCCGAGGGACGGATCACCCCGCAGGACCTCGGGCTGTGGAACGACCAGCAGCGCGACGCGTTCAAGCCGATCGTCGACTTCCTGCACGAGCAGGGGGCCGCAGCGGGCATCCAGCTGGCGCACGCCGGCCGCAAGGCGTCGACCTACCGCCCCTGGGACACCACGCACGGCACGGTCCCCGCCGACCAGGGCGGCTGGACCACGGTCGCTCCGTCGGCCGTGGCGTTCGACGGCTACGACGTCCCGCGCGAGCTGGCGGTCGAGGACATCCGCGTCGTCGCCCTCGCCTTCGCGCAGTCCGCCCGCCGCGCGGTGGAGGCCGGGTTCGACCTGGTCGAGATCCACGCGGCCCACGGCTACCTGCTGCACCAGTTCCTCTCGCCGCTGAGCAACCAGCGCATCGACCAGTACGGCGGCTCGCTCGAGAACCGTGCGCGCGCGCTGCTCGAGGTCGTCGACGCCGTGCGCGCCGAGGTCGGCGAGGGCTTCCCGATCGTCGTCCGGTTCTCGGCCACCGACTGGGTCGACGGCGGGCTCACGCTCGACGAGACCACCGTCGTCGCCCGCTGGGCCGCGGAGCACGGTGCCGACCTGGCCGACGTGTCGACCGGCGGCAACGTCGCGAGCGCGCCGATCCCGGTCGGCCCCGGCTACCAGGTGCCGCACGCGGCGGCGATCAAGCGCGACGCCGGCATCCCGACGATCGCCGTGGGCATGATTTCCGAGGCGTTCCAGGCCGAGCAGATCGTCGCGACCGGCCTCGCCGACGTCGTGATGATCGGTCGTGAGATGCTCCGCGACCCGTCGTTCGCGCTCCGTGCCGCCGTCGAACTCCGCGTGCCGGTCGACTACGAGCCGCAGCAGTACCACCGCGCGCGGATCACGGCGTAG
- a CDS encoding hemolysin family protein → MSPIDIVMLIGGILLTLGTGVFVASEFALVNLDRADVEARRDRGEAGLAPVIGALKVTSTHLSSAQLGITLTTLLTGYLLEPSIATLLEAPFLAMNLPEGIVETVGSIVALVIATLLSMILGELVPKNFALALPLQTARLVVPLQIAFTTVFKPAVALLNGTANAVLRSLGIEPQEELSGARSAEELTSLLRRSASEGSLEQDTATLLERTISFSELSASDVMTPRPRLSTIRVSESAEDVIALARKTGFSRFPVIEEDADDVVGIVHVKQAVAVPREKRPEVPVGALMTDAERVPETMPGDTLLAEVRGRGYQMVIVVDEYGGTAGVVTLEDLIEEIVGEVSDEHDRARIDVVRSRDWLTFPGLLRPDELEDRAGVKVPEEGPYETVGGFVMSTLGRLPVVGDEVPLDGGVFRVERLDGRRIDRIRWTPTRPATDTAATAIIIPSTGSTPTTTKAATTTTKGSTR, encoded by the coding sequence ATGAGTCCGATCGACATCGTCATGCTGATCGGCGGCATCCTGCTGACCCTCGGCACGGGTGTCTTCGTCGCGTCCGAGTTCGCGCTGGTCAACCTCGACCGCGCCGACGTCGAAGCGCGGCGCGACCGCGGTGAAGCCGGCCTCGCACCGGTCATCGGCGCGCTGAAGGTCACCTCGACGCACCTGTCCAGCGCGCAGCTCGGCATCACGCTGACCACGCTGCTGACCGGCTACCTGCTCGAACCCTCGATCGCGACGCTGCTCGAGGCGCCGTTCCTGGCGATGAACCTGCCGGAGGGCATCGTCGAGACCGTCGGCTCGATCGTGGCGCTCGTCATCGCGACCCTGCTGTCGATGATCCTCGGCGAGCTCGTGCCGAAGAACTTCGCGCTCGCGCTGCCCCTGCAGACCGCCCGGCTCGTGGTCCCGCTGCAGATCGCGTTCACGACGGTCTTCAAGCCCGCCGTCGCGCTGCTGAACGGCACCGCGAACGCCGTGCTCCGGTCGCTGGGCATCGAGCCGCAGGAGGAACTCTCCGGTGCCCGCAGCGCCGAGGAACTCACCTCGCTGCTGCGCCGGTCGGCGTCCGAGGGCTCGCTCGAACAGGACACCGCGACGCTCCTCGAGCGCACCATCTCGTTCTCCGAGCTAAGCGCCAGCGACGTGATGACCCCGCGCCCGAGGCTCTCCACCATCCGCGTGTCCGAGTCCGCCGAGGACGTCATCGCCCTCGCCCGCAAGACCGGCTTCAGCCGCTTCCCCGTCATCGAGGAGGACGCGGACGACGTCGTCGGCATCGTGCACGTCAAGCAGGCCGTCGCCGTGCCGCGCGAGAAGCGTCCGGAAGTCCCCGTCGGGGCGCTCATGACCGACGCCGAACGCGTGCCGGAGACCATGCCCGGCGACACCCTGCTCGCCGAGGTCCGGGGTCGCGGCTACCAGATGGTCATCGTCGTCGACGAGTACGGCGGCACCGCCGGGGTCGTCACGCTCGAGGACCTGATCGAGGAGATCGTCGGCGAGGTCTCGGACGAGCACGACCGCGCCCGCATCGACGTGGTCCGCTCCCGTGACTGGCTGACCTTCCCCGGTCTGCTGCGTCCCGACGAGCTCGAGGACCGCGCCGGCGTCAAGGTGCCCGAGGAGGGCCCGTACGAGACCGTCGGCGGGTTCGTCATGTCCACGCTGGGCCGTCTGCCCGTCGTCGGTGACGAAGTCCCGCTGGACGGCGGCGTCTTCCGCGTCGAGCGGCTGGACGGCCGTCGGATCGACCGCATCCGGTGGACCCCGACGCGCCCGGCGACCGACACGGCGGCGACCGCGATCATCATCCCGTCCACCGGGAGCACCCCGACCACCACGAAGGCCGCGACCACCACGACGAAGGGCAGCACCCGATGA
- a CDS encoding hemolysin family protein: MSSDWWGIFWLVVLLMGNAYFVAAEFAVISARRSQIEPRAEEGSKAAQMTLWAMEHATRMLATTQLGITVCSLLILNVSEPAIHHLLEVPLHLTGWSAEVIGTVAFVFTLLLVSFLHVVFGEMVPKNISFSMPDRAALLLVPTLWYIGHGLHWVIVGLNEVANAVLRLFRVEPKDEAVSAFTVEEVQTIVEQSRREGTLTDDGKLALAFEFTEKKVRDVAVPMAELVTLPDDATPSDVEHAVAQRGFSRYVLVGEDGSPTGYVHVKDVIDLRPDEFDDPVPPKRIRQLISLYTEMDLEDALATMRAAGRHVARAFDADGRTIGVLFLEDILEELVGEVEDATRRR; this comes from the coding sequence ATGAGCTCCGACTGGTGGGGCATCTTCTGGCTCGTCGTCCTGTTGATGGGCAACGCGTACTTCGTCGCGGCGGAGTTCGCGGTCATCTCGGCTCGCCGCTCCCAGATCGAGCCCCGCGCCGAAGAGGGCTCGAAGGCCGCGCAGATGACGCTGTGGGCGATGGAGCACGCCACCCGCATGCTCGCGACCACCCAGCTCGGCATCACGGTCTGCTCGTTGCTCATCCTGAACGTGTCCGAGCCGGCGATCCACCACCTGCTCGAGGTCCCGCTGCACCTGACCGGCTGGAGCGCCGAGGTGATCGGCACCGTGGCCTTCGTGTTCACGCTGCTGCTCGTGTCGTTCCTGCACGTGGTGTTCGGCGAGATGGTGCCGAAGAACATCTCGTTCTCGATGCCGGACCGCGCCGCGCTGCTGCTGGTCCCGACGCTCTGGTACATCGGTCACGGCCTGCACTGGGTCATCGTCGGCCTGAACGAGGTCGCGAACGCCGTGCTGCGGCTGTTCCGCGTCGAGCCCAAGGACGAAGCGGTGAGCGCGTTCACGGTGGAAGAGGTGCAGACCATCGTGGAGCAGTCCCGGCGGGAGGGCACCCTGACCGACGACGGCAAGCTCGCCCTGGCGTTCGAGTTCACCGAGAAGAAGGTCCGTGACGTCGCCGTGCCGATGGCCGAACTCGTCACGCTGCCCGACGACGCGACCCCGAGTGACGTCGAGCACGCCGTGGCACAGCGCGGGTTCTCCCGCTACGTGCTCGTCGGCGAGGACGGCTCCCCCACGGGCTACGTGCACGTGAAGGACGTCATCGACCTGCGTCCGGACGAGTTCGACGACCCGGTGCCGCCGAAGCGGATCCGACAGCTCATCTCGCTGTACACCGAGATGGACCTCGAGGACGCGCTCGCGACCATGCGGGCCGCCGGGCGCCACGTGGCCCGCGCCTTCGACGCGGACGGCCGCACGATCGGCGTGCTGTTCCTCGAGGACATCCTCGAAGAACTGGTGGGCGAGGTCGAGGACGCGACCCGACGCCGGTAG
- a CDS encoding GuaB1 family IMP dehydrogenase-related protein — protein sequence MRFYETRPTHDLTYSDVFLVPSRSGVTSRFDVDLAANDGSGATIPIVSANMNSVTGPRLAATLARRGGLGVLPQDMHLQDLDAAIRWVKDQPVDFDTAYDMGAQTTVAEALEQLLPVAGRGVVVRDADGEYLGCVPASRLGTAGPDAVLGDLLHGASTAIDAEDAGTPRHVYDVLSAAEVDFAPVVRHGRVVGTTSQTSAIRSDIYTPAVDASGRLRVAAALGINGDVAAKAKALAAAGVDVLVLDTAHGHQDGMLRALRTVASLQLGIPLVAGNVVTADAVAHLVGAGADIIKVGVGPGAMCTTRMMTAVGRPQFSAVLETAAAARSLGAHVWADGGVRYPRDVALALAAGASAVMIGSWFAGTLEAPGVLRRDDAGKAYKESWGMASAKAVRERFERLDPYERARKALFAEGISSSTIYLDPERPSVEDLLDMITTGVRSSATYAGASSLAEFSERALVGIQSAAGYEEGKPLPVSW from the coding sequence ATGAGGTTCTACGAGACGCGGCCGACGCACGACCTGACCTACTCCGACGTCTTCCTCGTCCCGAGCCGTTCCGGCGTGACGAGCCGCTTCGATGTCGACCTCGCCGCGAACGACGGCAGCGGCGCCACGATCCCGATCGTCAGCGCCAACATGAACTCGGTCACCGGCCCGCGACTCGCCGCGACGCTGGCCCGCCGCGGTGGTCTGGGCGTGCTGCCGCAGGACATGCACCTGCAGGACCTCGACGCCGCGATCCGCTGGGTCAAGGACCAGCCGGTCGACTTCGACACCGCCTACGACATGGGTGCCCAGACCACCGTCGCCGAGGCCCTCGAGCAGCTCCTGCCCGTGGCCGGCCGTGGTGTGGTCGTCCGCGACGCCGACGGCGAGTACCTGGGCTGCGTGCCCGCGTCCCGCCTCGGCACCGCCGGCCCCGACGCCGTCCTCGGTGACCTGCTGCACGGCGCCTCGACCGCGATCGACGCCGAGGACGCCGGTACGCCCCGCCACGTCTACGACGTCCTCTCGGCCGCCGAGGTCGACTTCGCGCCGGTGGTGCGGCACGGCCGGGTCGTCGGCACCACGAGCCAGACGAGCGCGATCCGCTCCGACATCTACACGCCCGCCGTCGACGCCTCCGGCCGGCTCCGGGTCGCCGCCGCGCTCGGCATCAACGGCGACGTCGCCGCGAAGGCGAAGGCGCTGGCCGCCGCGGGCGTGGACGTCCTGGTCCTCGACACCGCGCACGGCCACCAGGACGGCATGCTCCGCGCACTCCGCACGGTCGCGTCGCTGCAGCTCGGCATCCCGCTCGTCGCCGGCAACGTCGTCACCGCCGACGCCGTCGCGCACCTGGTCGGGGCCGGAGCGGACATCATCAAGGTCGGCGTCGGCCCGGGTGCCATGTGCACCACCCGCATGATGACGGCCGTCGGTCGTCCGCAGTTCTCCGCCGTGCTCGAGACCGCCGCGGCAGCCCGCTCGCTCGGCGCGCACGTCTGGGCGGACGGCGGGGTGCGCTACCCGCGCGACGTCGCGCTCGCCCTGGCAGCAGGGGCGTCCGCCGTCATGATCGGCTCGTGGTTCGCCGGCACGCTCGAGGCGCCCGGCGTGCTCCGCCGCGACGACGCCGGCAAGGCCTACAAGGAGAGCTGGGGCATGGCCTCGGCCAAGGCCGTGCGTGAGCGGTTCGAGCGGCTCGACCCGTACGAGCGTGCCCGCAAGGCGCTCTTCGCCGAGGGGATCTCGTCGTCGACGATCTACCTCGACCCGGAGCGCCCGAGCGTCGAGGACCTGCTCGACATGATCACCACCGGCGTCCGCAGCTCCGCGACATACGCGGGCGCGTCGTCCCTCGCCGAGTTCTCCGAGCGCGCGCTGGTCGGCATCCAGTCCGCCGCCGGGTACGAGGAAGGCAAGCCCCTGCCCGTCAGCTGGTAG